The genomic window TTACCGACGCCTGTCTCGGCCCCTGCCGCCTACTATCGGTCGCTCCGTCCCCTCCAGGGGCCTTCCGGGTTGCCTGGCCGCCTGCGCTCGGTGGACCGGGGATAACCCGCTTCCCGCGGTTCTGGCGCTGCCGTTCACGGTGACGTTGCCGGAAATGCAGCTCCACGTCTTCCAGACTTTTGCCCCGGGTTTTCGGCACATGAAAACTTAACTACACAAAGCTGGCGCAGATGACGGCAAAGCTCCAGAAGGTAGCGGCGGCGCCCAGCCGGGATCGACAGGCTGGTCACTTTGGCGCGTGCGCGTAGCGGCGCTATTTCGGAAATGATCAAAAACAGATCACCCCCGGGCTGATGGCATACATGACGATATAATCGGTCAGTGCCAACCAGTCGCTGCCGGCGAAAGGAGAGAAAGTAAAGGTTGACGTCAGGAGCGTCATGCAAAGCGTCAAACCAATAGCGCCGCCAATGAGCAACGGTCGGCGGCCAATCTTATCAACCGTGAGCATACCCACCAGGGTGAACACTACATTGGTCGCACCGAGTCCCAGGGTACCCAGCCAGGACGTATCGGTGTCGAAACCGCTGGACTGCAAGATTTGCGGCGCGAAATAGATAACCAGATTGATGCCGCAGGTGTTGCACAGAAGTGCGACCAGTGCGCTGGTTATCATGATGTGCCGCGCAGGACCCCGCCATAACTCCCCCCAACTGACCTCGTGCTTTTATTTTTCATTCAGCCGCTCGGTTGTGCGCAGCTCTTTTTCTACCTTGTCGATACCGCGCAAGGTAATCAAAATACGGCGTGCTTCGTCACGGCGATTGATGGAGATAAGCCAGCGCGGCGATTCGGTGATAAACAGGGCGCCGCAGGCTAACATCGCACCGAACAGAGCGGCAATCCCCAACGGCAGGTGCCAGACGCCGCCGGTTTCCGCACAGCGTATTGATGCCGTAGGCCAGCAAAATACCGAGGGTGATCAGTAGCTGGAATGAGGCCACCAACATCCCGCGGATCCGCGCCGGGGCAAGCTCTGCAATATACACCGGCACCAGCACCAGGCAGGCGCCCACCCCCGTGCCAAGCAGCATGCGCGCGGCCACGAGCACCGCCACACTGCTGCTGACGGTGGAAACTCCCGCGCCGGCCATCGCGCCCAGCAGCGAGGCGCTGACGATAACGCCCTGCATCATGATGCCGAGGTGAAAGACTGCGCCGATGATGGCCACGGCACCGCCGATAATACCGGTGTCGTAGCCGTAAATAATACCGCCGACGGCGGGAAATGATGATGGAAAGAAAAGGATGATGTGTTCGGTCGTCAGTACCAAAGATGTAGTAGTGGCGCTGTCGCTGGGCCGCTATACGCCCGAGATCGTCGACAGCGCGGCCATCGCCCGCCAGTATGGCGCCAAGGTCATTGCCATCACGCCGGCGGGGACGCCGCTGGCTCAGCATGCTGATGCCTTGCTGGCGCTAGTGGTGCAGGAAAATGATTACATCTTTAAACCCACACCTCGCGCTATGCGATGCTGGCGATGGTGGATGTGCTGGCCACGGAAATGGTGATGGCCAACAAGCGGCAGGCCAAAGATCATTTGCGCCGGATCAAAATCTCCCTTGACAGCCATCGCGGCGGCGAAAACCGCCAGCCGTTGGGGGACTGATCCCCCCTGATGATGGCTGCGTGCCGGCGCCGCTGAGCGGGTATCATTCCGGGCGTTTTTTCCCCAGAATCACCGGCGCCGGGTGATTTTCCCGCTCACGGGTAATGAGCTCCAACGCCTCTTCCCGGCTCAGTTTGCTGGCGGGCGTCACCAGCGTCGCTACCACGGCGAACAACAGGCTGAACAGTACTGACGGGAAACAG from Sodalis glossinidius str. 'morsitans' includes these protein-coding regions:
- a CDS encoding MFS transporter, which produces MLACGALFITESPRWLISINRRDEARRILITLRGIDKVEKELRTTERLNEK
- a CDS encoding MFS transporter, with product MMQGVIVSASLLGAMAGAGVSTVSSSVAVLVAARMLLGTGVGACLVLVPVYIAELAPARIRGMLVASFQLLITLGILLAYGINTLCGNRRRLAPAVGDCRSVRCDVSLRRPVYHRIAALAYLHQSP
- a CDS encoding MFS transporter, translated to MITSALVALLCNTCGINLVIYFAPQILQSSGFDTDTSWLGTLGLGATNVVFTLVGMLTVDKIGRRPLLIGGAIGLTLCMTLLTSTFTFSPFAGSDWLALTDYIVMYAISPGVICF